Part of the Juglans regia cultivar Chandler chromosome 14, Walnut 2.0, whole genome shotgun sequence genome, ATGGTGTTCATTTTTTGTATTCcccacccgtgggtagcccaTGTGATAAGGGTGAACTTGTGTGCTTGTGCCCCCCAGGATCGAACTTCAATTTAAGTGGGAGGTCATGATGGTGGGTTACTGTGCTAGTCTATCTGGgagtttaggttccatgggtgagacCTAATGGCTCTGCCATGGGGGGTGGTTACCCCgtcgtaaaaataaaaataaaaaagacattaCAATTATAAATGCATTCCTCCAACGACAAGGTGGAGGAATGAAGATGCAGAATTGCAATGGATTATGGTTTTCTAAGAGAATGGAACGCCATATAAGCGAACAGATAACAAAGAATACCTTTTCTATGTTCTCTCTTATGGCATACTTACATGCCCGTTGGCATATTTCTGTAATGTCAGCCCCACTGAAACCTTGAGTGTACTTGGCCAGTGCTCTCAAATCGACATCTTTTGAGACAGGTGATTTTCTCAAGCAcgatttaaaaatttgatagcGCGAATCCTCATCAGGAAGAggaatataaattaattgatcGAGACGACCTGGCCTCAGAAGTGCAGGATCAATTATGTCAGGCCTGTTGGTGGCTCCAATTATGAAGACAGTCTTTTTTGCAGACATGCCATCCATCTCAGTAAGGAGTTGGTTCAGAACTCGATCAGCAGCACCACCTGCATCCCCAACGCTGCTTCCTCTCTGCAACAAtaatgattataaaattaaatctaaaaaagaCCAACAAATCAATTAGAAGGGATAATATGCAAAGCAGGATTTAATTATGTAACCCATACAAAATATCAACCATTACTCAATTAAGAGCCAAATCTTTCATCAAACTTTTATCTGTAAATAACTACCCATGCATTCTGTGTAGTCTACAATGTAAAGTTCCAAAAGACAATTCATTGGAGTCAAACAATTCCTTTTTTAAAGCTGGGAGAATATTACGTACTAAAACTTGAAAGCCTAGATTCAAACAAGAAACAACCTGAGTAGCAATCGAGTCGAGCTCATCAAAGAAAAGCACACACGGCGCAGATTGTCGAGCCTTGTCAAAAATTTCTCGAACATTGGCTTCACTCTCACCAAACCACATTGTCAGCAGTTCAGGGCCTTTGATACTGATGAAGTTTGCTTGACATTCATTTGCAATTGCCTTGGCCAAGAGAGTTTTCCCACATCCTGGGGGACCATAGAAAAGTACCCCTTTTGAAGGTGACATTCCAAATTTCTCGAACTTCTCTGGGTGCTCCACAGGATACTGAACAGTCTGTCACAAAGAGAAGGCAAAACAAGTTTACAGATATTCACTGGTAAAAGAATCACAAGAAATAAACTGAAATCCAATCTAGAAAAAAGCTTACCTCTTGAAGTTCCCGCTTAACATTCTCAAGGCCTCCAATGTCCTCCCAGCTGACATTGGGCACTTCAACAACCTGTTCAAACATTAATCAATCAAAAAATTTATCCTAAAATTTAAGCATCGATACAACGAGTAAAGAAACCTAACGAaagattttatcaaaatgaactCACAGTTTCACGCAAAGCAGATGGGTTGCTTGTTCCAAGAGCAGTGTGGAAGTGTTCATTCGTAACAGCCATGGTGTTAAGTATCTCAGCATCAATAGATTCATCTTCCAAGTCAATCACATCCATCTTCTCTCTAATGCACTGCAGTGCGGCTTCAGTACAGAGAGCTGCAAGATCAGCACCAACATACCCATGggtattttttgaaattctttccAAGTCAACCTGTAAGGTGAACAGAATTTACTACCAGCTCTATGGTAATAAAGTTAGGCATCTAATAACAGAACATGAGATATAAAATCTATTACCTATATAATTCTGGAGCATCCTCTTTGTATTCTAATCAGCCAcctcatcatttcattttattttagtaaCCTATCACAACCCTTCACATGCTAAAAATCCCTTCTATTGTATTGTCTTTATTACTACAATAAACTCACTCAATTATTGACATGAAggttttttttgggaaaaaaaaataggtctgaagatgaaatgtttgctaTCATTTATGACTACTAATTCAATGGAGAGGGGAAAGAAAGACTTTTCATCTTTAACTGGATATTGATTTCCCATTACTTCTCTCTTTGGCTTTCTCACCATTAATCTTATTGTAGTTATTGACTCTTTGACTTCCTCATGTAataactattatattttaatttcacagGTCGACGATTAGTTTACTAAAAGTTCAAGCAAACGCTGAGTTCATATTGCAGGTCATGTGCCATTATAGTATTTAGAGTCCACAATTGGATCCAAATCCACAAGAATCTGTTCCAGCtctaatatatatcatgacaCTGGACAACAAGGTCAAAATAGGCGAACTTACATCATCAGAGAGCTTCATGTTCTTGGTATGGATACGAAGAACTTCAAGACGCCCAACTTCATCAGGAACACCAATGTCTATTTCCCTATCAAACCGACCAAACCTTCTCAAAGCCGGGTCAATGCTGTTTGGACGATTGGTAGCCCCAATAACAATAACATGAGCCCGAGATTTCAGTCCATCCATAAGAGTCAACAGTTGTGAAACAATTCGCCTTTCAACTTCACCATGTGTCTTCTCCCTCTTAGGAGCAATAGAGTCAAGCTCATCAATGAAAATAATAGATGGAGCATTCTTCTCAGCTTCTTCAAATGCCTTCCGGAGAttgctctcactctctccagcCAATTTGGACATTATCTCCGGCCCATTAATACAGAAAAAGAACGCCCCAGTCTCATTAGCAACAGCCCTTGCGATTAATGTTTTTCCAGATCCCGGGGGTCCATAAAGCAAAATTCCTTTAGGTGGTTTCACACCAATTGATTTGAAAAGCTGAGGATGCCTTAGTGGCAGCTCCACTAACTCACGAATCTGAGCCATCTGCTTCCGAACACCGCCCACATCATCATAACCAACTTCATCCAACCTATCCTCATCCTCCCTTCTGACAGGCTCCCCCTCACAGAAGATTTCAGTGTCTGGGGCAACCACACAATACTCCCCTGGGTCAGTTTCAATGACCTTGAACTCCACACTTCTCATACCTCCTCTGACAAGGAATAAATCTCCCTTCCTCACAGGACGATAAGCCTCCAAGAAATAAGCTGCAAACTCAACAATGGAAATGGTGTCACATAACATCAGAAAGGATTAAACCAGTGATTCAATAAGAActcttgccaaaaaaaaaaacagacgtATTCAAATGTCATACATCTTAAAAGCACATTTTGAAGGGGACTTTTCAAGTAATATACCTATTTTGGTCAGTGCTCAAAATTTTCTACTAAAATCAAATGTCATATTCATAGGTCCACGGTTCCATTTGAGGTAAATTGCAACCAATATATGTGTGTAAGATGAGACTCACAGTAGAATAAATCAATGCTCTAAGACTCCCTGAACCTTGACACAATTGCACCAACTCCTTTAAAACTTATGGAAAGAGTAAATAGATCCTTCTGTTAGACTTCCCTCTAAATTGATAGCGGCACGCATGGCTGTCATGTGGAATAACAACACACAGCGAAAGAGACAGACCGGATTAAgagaaaatttttagaaaaaacaaaaataatcctAAAAGAATCTTTTATCACCATAGCAACCTCCCTTCTCTACCACAACCCAATCCAACTGAAATTGCCACAAAAGCATCTGTCTCAACAGCCAACTTATAAAATGGCAAATGCATTTTCGTGTCTTCCTACACGTCCTTCGTTGACGACAGACCAGATATAGTAGTTGTACTTGTCTTGAATCTTCTAACCCCGAACTATTTCCACATCCATGGTGCTTCTAAACACAGTTCCCGAAAACCCAAAAACGCCTGTACTAAATAGAAGCCAAGTTTCTGAAAGACATCCCATCAGGCATCTTGTAAGCATTGAGTAAAAGATGCAAATTTACATACATGCCAATCAAAGTTATTACTGTGCAAACATCAGCATTGAATCtggatttgataaatgaatatGGAGCATTGACATGGTGGGGGCTTATTTGAGTTTGGCAACCAGTGAGTGGCCCTATATCAACAACTTAATATACCTTGATAGCCTCCGTGGGGATGGAAAACTGACTAGTCACTTTTTACTGCACCCCAAGGCAGATATTTGTCCCTTTGCTTCACCAACCAATTCATCCTTAATGCACATCCACTCTTTCCCTCAACAACACTACCATGCTCCCCCAATCCTTGACTAACAGAAATCCTTTAAAGGTTTTCAAGTATAAAGTTCTGATCTTGCAGGGTAGTGGGTACCAAGTtcacttaaaacatttttttttcttgtctctcGTTTGGGGTGTGTTTTGGATGGTGCTTGCCAAGATGTTAGAGATGGTAATGGTAGAGCGGGTCTAAACCGTGTCCTTGGAAGCCCATCACAATCACATGGAAAATGAAGGCTAACTAAAGGTTCAGTTAacttaccaaaaaataaataaataaaaacatatgcTCCCAGTTGAACCCCTTGTCCAAATAGAATAGGAGAAACAGAGGAGCCACTAATCTCATTTGGCATAAGGAGAATATATACGATCAATTcacaaaaccaagaaaaataaactaatccATAATTTCAAACAAAGGTGACAGggaagtttggatagtgagttgagatgagatgagagttgaaagttgaataaaatattattagaatatagttttttaatattatttttgttttggaatttgaaaaaattaaattgtttattatattttgtttgaaagtttggaaaagttgtaataattagatgagatgagttgagatcaacaCATTATTCAAACAACCCCATCTCAATTCACCACCAACTAGAAAGAGTCCAGACCCTTActcttttgtaattaaaaataaataaaaatccttATCTCATGGCTAAGAATACTAAGTACCCAATTAATGGATGTTGGACTTTGTCCAGACCAAGAATAactctaataaaaattttatcgATGAAGCTGtctttgagaagaaaaaaataatgttctgGATacctcaaatattttaattcccAAATATTGGGACAATGCAACAGAGTGACCCATAACCAATGAAGGGATCCTCCATGCAACATACAGAACTGTGTTAATTTGGAAGATATAACAAAGCAAGGGTGGGAGTAATGACCTTGAATGAAGGCAAATGTTTCACTTTCCTACAATCTATAGCTTCAAATAACAAACAGTTTGTAAAAGTAATGCCTCAAGGGGAGGGAGAAAAGCAACAGTAAAAACCTTCTGCTTGAAATGAAGGAACTTAAGCATTGGCAAATGCatcaaaacatgatttttttgtatctCTATTTCTTGCTAGATGAATTTGTAGTACACATCGTGTTACCATTTTGAAAAACAACCATTTATcaaagaaaaatgcataaaagaaGAAAGTATCTACTATCTACGTTCATAGTTAAAACACTTACGTTTCAGGTATGCATCAAACAGACTACCAGTAACCCCTTCAATAGTATCATCGACTGGCAGTATGTGGACACGTTTCCCATACTTCACATCAGGGGACTGGTGCACAGATACTACATCTCCAAGCCGAACCCtcagatttgatctaacaaCCTTGTTCATTCTAATCTTTGGAACCTCACACGTGTCATCAGCAAGAGCAATGCAGATTGTATCCTTACGTTTCTTGCCCTGCCATCCAGTTTgccaaatataatttaaataaataaaaaaagacataaCGAACAAAATACTCTAccacaatatttataaattttatgaaacaaACACGAGCATGGGAATGCAAGCAACAACCGCAAACATATACAATGACTTCAAAAACCAAGTTTTTGTTCATTAATCACCCAAACTCCAACTATTTTCTGTGATATCATACTAATTTGTTTCAAATTCAAACAATCTTCATCATACAAAAAAAGCTTATAAAGACAAAGGCCCCCCCATaaccgcaaaaaaaaaaaaaaaaaaacaaaaacaaaaaccgaTATTCCCCCAAAACTAGATTAGAAAACTTCCTATACAAGCTCTATCGTTTCAAGGCACTCGGCTTAATCCAAGAATAATTTGCTTGCCAAGGCTCTTACCCAGAGACAGAAATTTGAGGAGAGCAGACTTGTATGTGCAAATTGggatttaatttgaaattaaaaaatctataagaaTTTGAGGTGCATGACGCTTTTTTTTCCTGGGGGCCGAGAGGATCAATTAGCCATGTAGATCAATTGATGTATAGAGCAACCTGACAGTGGACTTGGAATTGGTACCCAAACTGAACTACCATAATTCCATGGCATTCAAGCTAATAAATAACATATAAGGGAACATCCAATGGCTGGCACAGATATTGAGAGTAATCATGAACTCCATTCGTTGGTCAAGGAGGACAAAAAGCAATATACAAGAAACTAAAGATCGTAAACACTCAATCCCCCTAAAATATTCATGGTATAGCAAAAcattggaagaaaaaagagttaACCAGAGCCGAGAACACACATTAACACACTGAGCTAGTCAGCTCCTCAAAGCACAACTCAACCCCCAAGCTGTTTCACTAAATTCTTTGAAGCACAAAACAATATCCAATGATTGTGTACCCAAGATAAAGCTCCATTatagccaaaataaataaataaaactccgCAACCAACATGTTGGCTATTTCTCACAAAACAATGAAACAAAGCCCTCAGAGCCTCTAACTTCAACACAAACAAGCACGACACCAATAATtcatataatgttttttttataagtacaaattGGGGAGGAAACCTTGATACGATAAGTTTGCATCCCACGAAATATCCCTTGATTGTGCCTAAGGCCACTCATAAGCTTAACACAAACCCATTTCAGGAATCCAATCAACCCCTCTCCAACCAAAACAATAAACCTAATAATCTATTACCTTGATGAGAATCGTATCACcgcgaaagagctggagcttctCCATGGTCTCTGGGTGCAACGCCACTACCGAGTTGTCATCGTTGATCGCCTCGTCAACGACTAAACGGTTTGGCGACTTTTTCCGCTCCAGAATCGCCGTCGAGAAGTCTTTCTTCCCTGATTTCCTGAAATCACaatccaggaaaaaaaaaaaaactattatattTTCGGAAATCAGGGTTTAAAAAACCAGCAATAAAATTTGCTACAATTATTTGAGGGGGGGGAGTCGACTTACGAGTCAGAGGATTCGGGCTGGTTAGCCATAATGTAGGAGCTCGTAGGATCGGAAAATTGTGAGACGAGGCGAAGATGGCTTGAGACGAGAGTAAACgggtttatatattaaaaattgggGGCTCTTTTACGATTGGacatcttatttttaattttgattaatatatagttcgtttacttttaactaatcatttaaaatttgatatctATATTAAATTAGACATCacactctatataataataaaatattattatatttttttaattaatttttatttttaattacttatttattttattttcataatcttttataacatctaacaatctataattctttttatatttaaaaagaagaatgaatttattataacttatattttgactgaaaacaatttaactaattcaatataaagtaaatatagataatatttgttaaatttaaaaatgaaaaggtatttagctaattcaatatcAATGCTCTAAGACCGACTTGTTTGGTAAGAAATATTTATGTGGTGGTGTTTGGCTGCTAGGAATTGGGAGATTGGAAATGGGAAATTGGATTTGGTGCCTAATTAGATagggagatgagatgagatattttagatgaaagttgaataaaatattgttataatattattttttaatattattattatttttagatttgaaaaaagtttaattgtttattacattttatgtgagaatttgagaaagttgtaatgatgggatgagatgagatgagatgaaacacacTTCTTGTAACCAAACGACCTAATCTTAAGGCCTTCTTTGAATTCAAAAagcatctcaattcatcttatttaatcattacaattttctcaaatttttaaacaaaataaaataaacaatataactttttcaaatctcaaaataaaaataatattcctattaatattctattcaacttttaacttttattgcATCTTATCTacgggtggcaatatgtgacacgacccgttaacttAATACGAACACGATACGAAATAAGTGAGTTTGGATTTATGTTAACAAGTTTGGATCAAAACGAttgacccattaagacacgattcattaacgggtcactaacatGACAACCCACTTAACCCCGTTAGTGACCCATTTAGaccctttaaattttttactagaaaatacaattatatcatttttaacctaaaaacacaaaaatatccTAACCCTATTTCGTATTTCCTAAGGCTCAGTTTGGATACAAAAGTCCTCCcaacttatcttatctaattattacaactttttcaaattttaacacaaaatataataaacaattcaactttttcagatcctaaaataataataatattttaacaatattttatttagctttcatctcaactcatctcatctcgacTCACCATTCAAACCTCTCCTAACTCTCTCTTAGGttatgtttagatagtgaggtGATTTCAGATTATCTGTGAAAATTAGtgaaaaaagtaatgataaaatattaaataaacacACCTCTACCCTCAATCTCTCTCAGTTCTCAGTTGACTTAGTTCTCATAAGTCACGACCGCCTCCCACACTTCCtctagattgtaattttggacttatgtagttagttttatatttttaggagaTATTGtgactttaaattttatataaaattatgttaatgaGGTCAAATGGATTATTTGGGTCAATTCAATCCATTTGCATAAACAGATTGACACAGGTcaaaacgggtcgtgtcatgtcgatatatttttaattaattcataacgagtcatgtcgtgtcaacccgttatttTAATGGGTCGTATTAGGATTTGGAAATCTTATCCGTTAAGCTTAACAGGTCGTGTTCAAATTGAcccatatcatataatatacacATTAGAACGATTTGCTATTcgattcttatctcatctcatctcaactaattatCCAGACTTCCCCTAAAACAATTTTGGGCCTCTTAAAATTGAAGCCCGCAACCATCATTGCAGGTGTGAGCCCTATTTATTGTTCTTTTCCAATTACTGCGGAGGAAAAACCAACTATGTTGCCTTAGATGAGAAGGGGATTATTCTAGTGAGGTTGGTATCAATGTTGTAAGGCCATTGGTCCAAATCAAAAAATTGACCGAATAGATACTCTTATTGGTCGATCTtggagtataatttttttggaccGAGAGAgattaaatgtatatatattgttaaatatttttttatatatataatatattattttatatagtagttgtata contains:
- the LOC118344489 gene encoding cell division cycle protein 48 homolog — encoded protein: MANQPESSDSKSGKKDFSTAILERKKSPNRLVVDEAINDDNSVVALHPETMEKLQLFRGDTILIKGKKRKDTICIALADDTCEVPKIRMNKVVRSNLRVRLGDVVSVHQSPDVKYGKRVHILPVDDTIEGVTGSLFDAYLKPYFLEAYRPVRKGDLFLVRGGMRSVEFKVIETDPGEYCVVAPDTEIFCEGEPVRREDEDRLDEVGYDDVGGVRKQMAQIRELVELPLRHPQLFKSIGVKPPKGILLYGPPGSGKTLIARAVANETGAFFFCINGPEIMSKLAGESESNLRKAFEEAEKNAPSIIFIDELDSIAPKREKTHGEVERRIVSQLLTLMDGLKSRAHVIVIGATNRPNSIDPALRRFGRFDREIDIGVPDEVGRLEVLRIHTKNMKLSDDVDLERISKNTHGYVGADLAALCTEAALQCIREKMDVIDLEDESIDAEILNTMAVTNEHFHTALGTSNPSALRETVVEVPNVSWEDIGGLENVKRELQETVQYPVEHPEKFEKFGMSPSKGVLFYGPPGCGKTLLAKAIANECQANFISIKGPELLTMWFGESEANVREIFDKARQSAPCVLFFDELDSIATQRGSSVGDAGGAADRVLNQLLTEMDGMSAKKTVFIIGATNRPDIIDPALLRPGRLDQLIYIPLPDEDSRYQIFKSCLRKSPVSKDVDLRALAKYTQGFSGADITEICQRACKYAIRENIEKDIERERRGTENPAAMDEDVEDEVAEIKAAHFEESMKYARRSVSDADIRKYQAFAQTLQQSRGFGTEFRFSETRTGAAGSDPFATSAAGADEDDLYN